The Primulina huaijiensis isolate GDHJ02 unplaced genomic scaffold, ASM1229523v2 scaffold208136, whole genome shotgun sequence genomic sequence TCTTGTACTGCAAGACTAGAGGAATGGAGGGTTCGAAGAAATGACACCGAGCAATGGATGCATCATCGGCAACTTCCCCACGAGTTAAAGGAGAGAGTACGAAAACACGATCTGTTTAGATGGGTTGCAGCAAGAGGAGTCGATGAGGAATCTATCCTTGGAAGTCTTCCTTTGGATCTCCGAAGAGACATCAAGCACCACATTTGTCTAGACCTTGTTCGAAGAGTAAGTTTCAACTTTATTCATTTTACCATAGCAAGAAAAAGAGATTATGTCTGTGAGAAACAAAAGGAGTTTAGTTATATTTTTCACAATTTGTTAACTGTATCATTGTAGGTTCCTCTGTTTGATGAGATGGATTCTTGCGCACTTGATGCAATATGTGAAAGATTGAGGCCTGTTCTATGCAGTCAGGGTACTTGCATAGTGAGAGAGGGCGACCCTGTGATAGAAATGCTCTTCATCTTACGAGGCCATCTTGAATCCTACACGACCAATGGAGGTCGAACCGGGTTTTTCAACTTGTGTCGCCTTGGATCCGGAGACTTCTGTGGGGAAGAACTCCTCTCTTGGGCTCTATATCCTCGCCCGAGCATTCTCCTACCTTCATCAACTCGAACCGTAAAGGCCATAACCGATGTCGAGGCTTTCGCCCTTGCGGCAGAGGACGTGAAGTTCATCGCATCGCAGTTTCGAAAACTGCACAGCAAGCAACTGAAACATAAGTTCCGGTTTCATTCACACCAGTGGAGGATGTGGGCCGCCTGTTTTATACAAGCAGCTTGGTTTAGGTTCAAGAGGAGGCGGGAGGCCGCATTGCTTAAGGCTCGGGAGAGGGCTGTGGCAGCGTCACCGCAATGGCTTGTGAGATGTGGCAGTTCTCTGCCGGCGAGAGCGTCGGAGTTTGCTATGTGTGCTGCAAAGGTGGCTCGTAGTAGTAGTTGCACGGGCAGAAGCCTGAGGAATAGCTTGCAAATGGACATGCTCAATGTGTTGGAGAAGCCCGTCGAACCTGACTTCTCAGTTCAAAATTAGTGGATCATAAACGAGTTTGGGCTTCACATTTTGTGTAATGGGCTTATGTACTTATTTATGGGCCTCCGTCCCAATAATTCCTTCATAAACCCTAGAGACAAATATTAGGATAACATTTTCTACTTTAGAATCCATCGAAAAAGTAACACGATTCGACGTCGGATTAGTTTGTCTCCAATTATTGTTATTCA encodes the following:
- the LOC140966859 gene encoding protein CNGC15a-like, which produces MISAKHGFRITIIFQFILRLYLVFPLSSKIIKTAGVVVEAAWAGAAFNLMLFMLASHVIGSCWYLLAVQRQEECWKKICDLQQPNCQYFYFDCQTKDDYSRRAWFESSNISVLCGPGSDFHNFGIYSDALTYSVTTSSFLNKYSYCFWWGLRNLSSIGQNLMTTTYIGEINFAVTIAILGLVLFALLIGNMQAYLQSCTARLEEWRVRRNDTEQWMHHRQLPHELKERVRKHDLFRWVAARGVDEESILGSLPLDLRRDIKHHICLDLVRRVPLFDEMDSCALDAICERLRPVLCSQGTCIVREGDPVIEMLFILRGHLESYTTNGGRTGFFNLCRLGSGDFCGEELLSWALYPRPSILLPSSTRTVKAITDVEAFALAAEDVKFIASQFRKLHSKQLKHKFRFHSHQWRMWAACFIQAAWFRFKRRREAALLKARERAVAASPQWLVRCGSSLPARASEFAMCAAKVARSSSCTGRSLRNSLQMDMLNVLEKPVEPDFSVQN